In a genomic window of Corvus moneduloides isolate bCorMon1 chromosome 17, bCorMon1.pri, whole genome shotgun sequence:
- the TLDC2 gene encoding TLD domain-containing protein 2, protein MRGLRARYQLLPDQDEDLPVGCEDPAGEGQRGWEGAPAAAEEEPCRLVLSTPSSILRDREIDELGPQLPPRLTQQPWHLLYSTGRDGFSLRTLYRSGARPDSPALLLVRDTEAQAFGAFSASAIRSSSGFYGTGETFLFSFCPELKVFRWTGKNDLFVNGDVNLLMVGGGSGRFGLWLDGDLHHGGSQPCETFDNETLSHREEFYIQDLELWGLA, encoded by the exons ATGAGGGGGCTCCGAGCCCGCTACCAGCTCCTG CCCGACCAGGACGAAGACCTGCCCGTGGGATGCGAGGAcccagctggagaggggcagcggggctgggagggagccccagcagcagccgaGGAGGAGCCCTGCAGGCTGGTGCTGAGCACACCCAGCAGCATCCTGCGGGACAGGGAGATCGACGAG CTGGgcccccagctgcccccccGGCTGAcgcagcagccctggcacctgCTCTACTCCACGGGGCGGGACGGCTTCAGCCTGCGGACGCTCTACCGGAGCGGGGCCCGGCCGGACTCCCCGGCCCTGCTGCTCGTCAGGGACACGGAGGCGCAG GCCTTCGGTGCCTTCTCCGCCAGCGCCATTCGCAGCAGCAGCGGCTTCTACGGCACGGGGGAgaccttcctcttctccttctgccCCGAGCTGAAG GTGTTCAGGTGGACGGGCAAGAACGACCTCTTCGTGAATGGAGATGTGAATCTGCTGATGGTCGGTGGGGGCAG CGGTAGGTTTGGGCTGTGGCTGGACGGGGACCTGCACCACGGGGGCAGTCAACCCTGCGAGACATTCGACAACGAGACCCTCTCACATCGGGAGGAGTTCTATATCCAGGATCTGGAACTGTGGGGTCTGGCCTGA